Proteins found in one Hoplias malabaricus isolate fHopMal1 chromosome 17, fHopMal1.hap1, whole genome shotgun sequence genomic segment:
- the gpr151 gene encoding G-protein coupled receptor 151 has translation MDVPPVGNRSASATGNVTADGRSGLAHVESGELRVLVPAVLGAMCVLGFAANAAAAGLLIGNARKAKLSLINALLLNLMLADGLLLAFAAPFKAAAAYSRAGWTLGWLVCRTSDWFVHACMAAKSYTVAVTAKACHRYAINPAKQVSFRTRSIAALLLSVWLLACALPVPHVLFATLRDEGRGLACVQLVPEEARSFTSFYATAYPLLAFGAPFSFALLYFWRARARCGRRCSNKAQNLRAQMRSRRLTLTLFGLTVTTAVMWMPHWVWWVWTTHGLESGDARAFPYVRAPVPAHLAVCAQLLVFAVSLVNPFIVLALSEEFRESYKGLWRRLTLRKQPQHQQQQTPKSGPHAPTAPKSPTPRPETSAHLPPPERAEKDEKQQQEEVEKKEEKDSPGNKEGTVLPDVEQFWHEREGGSHSQENDPVPWEHQNPKETPK, from the coding sequence ATGGACGTGCCACCGGTGGGGAACAGGAGCGCGAGCGCGACGGGGAACGTCACGGCGGACGGACGCTCGGGGCTTGCGCACGTGGAGAGCGGCGAGTTGCGTGTGCTCGTGCCGGCGGTGCTGGGCGCCATGTGCGTGCTGGGCTTCGCCGCCAACGCCGCGGCCGCGGGGCTGCTGATCGGGAACGCGCGCAAAGCCAAGCTGTCGCTGATCAACGCGCTTCTCCTCAACCTCATGCTCGCGGACGGGCTGCTTCTGGCCTTCGCCGCCCCTTTCAAAGCCGCCGCCGCTTACTCGCGCGCCGGGTGGACGCTGGGCTGGTTGGTGTGTAGGACGAGCGACTGGTTCGTGCACGCGTGCATGGCCGCCAAAAGTTACACGGTGGCCGTGACGGCCAAGGCGTGCCACCGTTACGCGATCAACCCCGCCAAGCAGGTGAGCTTCCGCACGCGGAGCATCGCAGCGCTACTTCTGAGTGTGTGGCTGCTGGCGTGCGCGCTGCCAGTGCCGCACGTGCTCTTCGCCACACTCCGGGACGAAGGCCGCGGCTTGGCCTGCGTGCAGCTGGTTCCTGAGGAGGCTCGAAGTTTCACGTCCTTCTACGCGACGGCGTACCCACTGCTGGCCTTCGGCGCGCCCTTCTCCTTCGCGCTGCTGTACTTCTGGAGAGCGCGCGCTCGCTGCGGTCGCCGCTGCAGCAACAAGGCGCAAAACCTGCGCGCACAGATGCGCTCGCGCCGCCTCACGCTCACGCTCTTCGGCCTCACCGTGACCACGGCGGTTATGTGGATGCCGCACTGGGTTTGGTGGGTGTGGACGACGCACGGCTTGGAGAGCGGCGACGCGCGCGCTTTCCCGTATGTGCGCGCCCCCGTGCCCGCGCACCTTGCGGTGTGCGCGCAGCTGCTCGTATTCGCCGTCTCGCTGGTGAATCCGTTCATCGTGCTCGCGCTCTCCGAGGAGTTCCGCGAGAGCTACAAGGGTCTGTGGCGCAGGCTCACGCTTCGCAAACAACCACAGCACCAGCAGCAACAGACCCCTAAATCGGGACCGCACGCGCCCACAGCCCCAAAGTCACCGACCCCGAGGCCAGAGACTTCGGCCCACCTGCCGCCACCCGAACGAGCCGAGAAGGATGAGAAGCAGCAGCAAGAGGAGGTGGAGAAAAAGGAGGAGAAGGACAGTCCGGGGAACAAAGAAGGCACAGTGCTGCCAGACGTGGAACAATTCTGGCACGAGCGCGAGGGCGGCTCCCATTCGCAGGAGAACGACCCCGTGCCTTGGGAGCATCAGAACCCCAAAGAGACCCCAAAGTAA